Proteins encoded in a region of the Devosia sp. RR2S18 genome:
- a CDS encoding [protein-PII] uridylyltransferase: MTLAEADVKPRKPLFALKSAETILAELDALVGALDPKSAAARSAVLAHVRGCLAEARKDAEAELLATSKGTRCAQNLSAAQDEIIGALHLFATRRVYPVDNPSGAEAIALSAVGGYGRGTLAPGSDIDLLFILPYKQTPWGEQVTEYILYMLWDLGQKVGHAVRSVDECIRMARADMTVRTATLEARFLTGDRELFNQLVRRFESEIMPKTGPEFIAAKMAERDDRHRQMGNTRYVVEPNIKDGKGGLRDLNTLFWIGKYFYQVKTSQELVGKGVFRPAEYRLFQRAEDFLWAVRCHLHFITGRAEEKLTFDVQPDLAQRMGYEQRLGMLGVERFMKRYFLVAKDVGDLTRIFCASLEFNHVKDMDLVGRVLAPFRSGKSKIKGESEFVIDTGRLNLARPDVFETDPTNLIKMFMVAGREELLFHPDAIKVIRRSLRLIDNKLRTDPRANDYFLTVLTSPLYVERILRQMNESGVLGKFVPEFGRIVALMQFNMYHHYTVDEHLIRSVGIMAQIANGGLRDELPLTHELLPQLNDTRLLYVALFLHDIAKGRPEDHSIAGARIARRLCPRFGLSPAETDTVSWLIEYHLLMSEIAQARDIQDPETAKAFADVVQSPQRLALLMILTACDIRAVGPGVWTGWKGSLLRALYYATEPLLSGGHSQVTQSDRIDDAREQLSSKLSGWPAGEVETYIGRHYDHYWLRAEPELQIEHARMIRQADQIGETFAGSFRIKAFEGITEVSFYMADHPRLLSLIAGACTMQDASIIGAQIFSTRDGRAIDTFRLRRSFTSDEDEKVRATRIIDTVRQLLQGKRQVLIDGGKESRHNKRLRPFALPASVSVSNALSGKFTVIEVSGLDRTGLLHALTREISDLNLTIGSAHIGTYGEKAVDVFYVTDLTGQKIMSKPRQRKIHDALMSVFQPRAVEAKVVNG; the protein is encoded by the coding sequence ATGACGCTCGCAGAAGCTGACGTAAAGCCGCGAAAACCGCTCTTCGCGCTCAAGTCCGCCGAGACCATCCTGGCCGAGCTCGACGCCCTTGTCGGCGCGCTCGACCCCAAATCCGCTGCTGCCCGCTCGGCCGTGCTGGCGCATGTCCGCGGCTGCCTCGCCGAGGCCCGCAAGGATGCCGAGGCCGAATTGCTGGCGACCAGCAAAGGGACGCGCTGTGCGCAAAACCTTTCCGCCGCGCAGGACGAGATCATCGGTGCGCTGCATCTCTTTGCCACCCGCCGCGTCTATCCCGTCGACAATCCTTCGGGCGCCGAAGCCATCGCGCTCTCGGCCGTAGGCGGCTATGGCCGCGGCACCCTGGCGCCGGGGTCGGACATCGATCTGCTCTTCATTTTGCCCTACAAGCAAACCCCCTGGGGCGAGCAGGTCACCGAATACATTCTCTATATGCTCTGGGACTTAGGCCAGAAGGTGGGCCATGCCGTCCGCTCGGTTGATGAATGCATCCGCATGGCCCGTGCCGACATGACCGTGCGGACTGCGACACTCGAGGCGCGCTTTCTCACCGGCGACCGCGAGCTCTTCAACCAGCTGGTCAGGCGCTTCGAGTCCGAGATCATGCCCAAGACCGGTCCCGAATTCATTGCCGCCAAGATGGCCGAACGCGATGACCGGCACCGCCAGATGGGCAATACCCGCTATGTCGTCGAGCCCAACATCAAGGATGGCAAGGGCGGGCTGCGCGATCTCAATACCCTGTTCTGGATCGGGAAGTACTTTTATCAGGTCAAGACATCCCAGGAACTGGTGGGCAAGGGCGTCTTCCGCCCGGCCGAGTATCGCCTGTTCCAGCGCGCCGAGGACTTCCTCTGGGCCGTGCGCTGCCACCTCCACTTCATCACCGGCCGCGCCGAGGAAAAGCTGACCTTCGACGTGCAACCTGATCTCGCCCAGCGCATGGGCTATGAACAGCGCCTGGGCATGCTGGGCGTCGAGCGCTTCATGAAGCGCTATTTCCTGGTCGCTAAGGACGTCGGCGATCTCACCCGCATTTTCTGCGCTAGCCTCGAGTTCAACCACGTCAAGGACATGGACCTCGTGGGGCGGGTCCTCGCCCCCTTCCGCTCGGGCAAGAGCAAGATCAAGGGCGAGTCCGAATTCGTCATCGACACCGGCCGGCTCAACCTTGCCCGTCCCGACGTCTTCGAAACCGATCCAACCAATCTGATCAAGATGTTCATGGTGGCGGGACGCGAGGAACTGCTGTTCCACCCCGACGCCATCAAGGTCATTCGTCGTTCGCTGCGCCTGATCGACAACAAGCTGCGCACCGACCCCCGGGCGAACGACTACTTTCTGACGGTGCTGACCAGTCCGCTCTATGTCGAGCGCATCCTGCGGCAGATGAACGAGAGCGGTGTTCTGGGCAAGTTCGTGCCCGAATTCGGCAGGATCGTCGCCCTGATGCAGTTCAATATGTACCACCACTATACCGTGGATGAGCATCTGATCCGTTCGGTCGGCATCATGGCGCAGATCGCCAATGGCGGCTTGCGCGATGAATTGCCGCTGACCCACGAATTGCTGCCCCAGCTCAACGATACGCGCCTGCTCTATGTGGCGCTGTTCCTCCACGACATCGCCAAGGGGCGGCCCGAGGATCACTCCATTGCCGGTGCGCGCATTGCCCGGCGCCTCTGCCCCCGCTTTGGCCTGTCGCCCGCAGAGACCGACACCGTCTCCTGGCTCATCGAATATCACCTGCTGATGAGCGAGATCGCCCAGGCCCGCGATATCCAGGACCCCGAAACCGCCAAGGCCTTTGCCGACGTCGTGCAATCGCCACAGCGCCTGGCGCTCCTGATGATCCTCACTGCCTGCGACATCCGTGCGGTGGGGCCCGGCGTCTGGACCGGCTGGAAGGGCTCGCTCCTGCGCGCGCTCTATTATGCGACCGAGCCGCTGCTGTCCGGCGGCCACTCCCAGGTCACCCAGTCCGACCGCATCGACGACGCCCGTGAACAGCTTTCAAGCAAGCTGTCGGGCTGGCCAGCCGGAGAGGTCGAGACCTATATCGGCCGCCACTACGATCATTACTGGCTGCGCGCCGAGCCCGAACTGCAGATCGAGCATGCCCGCATGATCCGGCAGGCCGACCAGATCGGAGAAACCTTCGCCGGCTCCTTCCGGATCAAGGCCTTCGAAGGCATCACTGAAGTCAGCTTCTATATGGCCGACCACCCGCGCCTCCTGTCACTGATCGCCGGCGCCTGCACCATGCAGGATGCGTCCATTATCGGAGCGCAGATTTTCTCCACCCGCGATGGCCGCGCCATCGACACCTTCCGGCTGCGCCGCAGCTTCACCTCCGACGAAGACGAAAAGGTCCGCGCTACCCGTATCATCGATACGGTGCGCCAATTGCTGCAGGGCAAGCGGCAGGTGCTGATCGATGGGGGCAAGGAATCGCGCCACAACAAGCGTCTCCGCCCCTTCGCCCTGCCCGCCTCGGTGTCGGTGTCCAATGCCCTCTCGGGCAAGTTCACGGTGATCGAGGTTTCCGGCCTCGACCGCACCGGCCTGCTCCATGCACTGACCCGCGAAATATCCGATCTCAACCTCACCATCGGTTCGGCCCATATCGGCACCTATGGCGAAAAGGCGGTGGACGTCTTCTACGTCACCGATCTCACGGGCCAAAAGATCATGAGCAAGCCACGCCAGCGCAAGATCCACGATGCCCTGATGAGCGTCTTCCAGCCCCGCGCGGTCGAAGCGAAGGTGGTGAATGGGTAA
- the murJ gene encoding murein biosynthesis integral membrane protein MurJ, with protein MSLYRNFLSVGGLTLLSRIAGFVRDALMAAVLGIGPVADAFNAAFRFPNLFRRLFAEGAFNTAFVPMFAGALEQDGRESARMLASRIMSWLVAVILVVTILAEIFMGQIMLLFVPGFADDPAKLELTVFLTRIMFPYLACMSLMAAYAAILNSLNRYFAGAFAPVVLNIVNIAVLVPLAYLSLENLAETAFWIAIATMLGGIAQLALVYWAIRRADFVPAIRLPRLDKDVKRFWALAVPATLAGGITQINIFVGTIIASAADNVISILAYADRLYQLPLGIIGIAIGTVLLPELSRHIGAGRETEARASQSQALLLAMLLSLPAAVALAAIPVPIIRVLFERGQFGPEDTVLTAQALLGFAIGLPAFVLVRVLQPGFFSRKDTTTPTIFAGLSVATNIGISLLLFPSFQHLGIALATSISSWLNVLLLAIFLARRGHFRLSLAEWRKLATILLVAMVMGAVLYLFAERAEAIFLPGRPILLQLAALAAICLFGTLTYFLLAHLSGAQSLGGLLNRLRRRRAA; from the coding sequence ATGAGCCTTTACCGCAACTTCCTCTCCGTGGGTGGGCTGACCCTCCTCTCGCGTATTGCCGGCTTTGTGCGGGACGCCCTGATGGCCGCCGTTCTTGGCATCGGCCCGGTTGCCGATGCGTTCAACGCAGCGTTCCGCTTCCCCAATCTTTTCCGTCGGCTGTTCGCCGAAGGGGCCTTCAACACCGCTTTTGTACCCATGTTTGCCGGCGCCCTGGAGCAGGATGGGCGGGAGTCGGCCCGGATGCTGGCCTCCCGCATCATGAGCTGGCTCGTCGCCGTCATTCTCGTGGTCACCATCCTGGCCGAGATCTTCATGGGGCAGATCATGCTGCTCTTTGTGCCGGGATTTGCCGATGACCCCGCAAAGCTGGAACTCACGGTGTTCCTCACCCGCATCATGTTCCCCTATCTCGCCTGCATGTCCTTGATGGCGGCCTATGCGGCAATCCTAAATTCTCTAAATCGCTATTTCGCCGGCGCGTTCGCCCCCGTCGTGCTCAACATCGTCAACATCGCCGTTCTGGTGCCGCTCGCCTATCTCTCGCTGGAGAACCTGGCCGAAACCGCCTTTTGGATCGCCATTGCCACCATGCTGGGCGGGATTGCCCAGCTTGCACTGGTCTATTGGGCGATCCGCCGCGCGGACTTTGTCCCCGCTATTCGGCTGCCGCGTTTGGACAAGGACGTAAAGCGTTTCTGGGCCCTGGCGGTTCCGGCCACTCTGGCCGGCGGCATCACGCAGATAAACATCTTTGTGGGCACCATCATCGCGTCGGCCGCAGACAACGTCATTTCCATCTTGGCGTATGCCGATCGGCTCTACCAACTGCCGCTGGGCATCATCGGTATCGCAATTGGTACCGTCCTCCTGCCCGAGCTTTCTCGCCACATCGGCGCGGGGCGCGAGACGGAGGCGCGCGCCAGCCAGAGCCAGGCCCTGCTGCTGGCGATGCTGCTGTCATTGCCAGCAGCCGTTGCCCTGGCAGCCATTCCCGTCCCCATCATCCGTGTGCTTTTCGAGCGCGGCCAGTTCGGGCCGGAAGATACTGTTCTCACGGCACAGGCCCTGCTCGGCTTTGCCATCGGCCTGCCAGCCTTTGTGCTGGTGCGGGTGTTGCAGCCGGGATTTTTCTCGCGCAAAGACACCACCACGCCCACCATTTTCGCCGGGCTCTCGGTGGCCACCAATATCGGGATCTCGCTCCTGCTCTTTCCGAGCTTCCAGCACCTCGGCATCGCCCTGGCGACCTCGATTTCCTCCTGGCTCAACGTTCTCCTGCTGGCCATCTTCCTGGCGCGGCGCGGCCATTTCCGGCTGAGCCTTGCAGAATGGCGTAAACTGGCGACAATTCTCCTTGTGGCCATGGTCATGGGCGCGGTGCTGTATCTCTTTGCCGAGCGTGCCGAGGCGATCTTCCTGCCGGGTCGTCCCATCTTGCTGCAACTGGCCGCGCTTGCCGCGATCTGCCTCTTTGGCACGCTGACCTATTTCCTGCTTGCCCATCTCAGTGGTGCGCAGTCGCTGGGTGGTCTTCTCAACCGCCTACGCCGCCGCCGCGCCGCTTAG
- a CDS encoding O-acetylhomoserine aminocarboxypropyltransferase/cysteine synthase family protein, with protein sequence MKLESIALHHGYESEATTKAAAVPIYQTTSYTFDDTQHGADLFDLKVAGNIYTRIMNPTTAVLEARVAEMEGGIAALGLASGMAAITYAIQTIAGVGDNIVSVSQLYGGTYNLFVHSFPRQGIETRLVSYDDYEGFEKAIDDNTKAVFLESIGNPAGNVVDIERIAEIAHRHGVPVIVDNTVATPYLCRPFDLGADIVVHSLTKYIGGHGTSVGGVIVDSGKFDWKAHAKRFPVLNEPDPSYHGVVYTEALGPAAFIGRARVVPLRNTGAAIAPLNSFLILQGLETLGLRMERHCENALKVAQHLQNHPKVAWVNYSGLPDSKFHAVAQKVSKGSGSGILSFGIKGGKEAGARFIDALQMILRLVNIGDAKSLACHPASTTHRQLSPQELARAGVSEDLVRISVGIEHIDDILADINQALDKA encoded by the coding sequence ATGAAGCTCGAATCGATTGCCCTGCACCATGGCTACGAATCGGAGGCCACCACCAAGGCCGCGGCGGTGCCGATCTATCAGACGACGTCCTATACGTTCGACGACACCCAGCACGGCGCCGATCTCTTCGATCTCAAGGTGGCGGGCAACATCTATACGCGCATCATGAACCCCACGACGGCCGTGCTCGAGGCGCGCGTTGCGGAGATGGAAGGCGGTATCGCCGCACTCGGACTGGCTTCCGGCATGGCCGCGATCACCTATGCCATCCAGACCATCGCGGGCGTGGGCGACAACATCGTCTCTGTGTCTCAGCTCTATGGCGGCACCTATAATCTCTTCGTTCACAGCTTCCCGCGCCAGGGCATCGAGACGCGGCTGGTCTCCTACGATGACTATGAGGGCTTCGAAAAAGCCATCGACGACAACACCAAGGCGGTTTTCCTTGAGTCGATCGGCAATCCTGCCGGCAATGTTGTTGATATTGAACGGATCGCCGAAATCGCCCATCGCCATGGCGTGCCGGTGATTGTCGATAACACCGTGGCGACGCCCTATCTTTGCCGACCGTTCGATCTGGGCGCCGACATCGTGGTGCATTCGCTGACCAAATATATCGGCGGGCACGGCACCTCGGTGGGCGGCGTGATCGTGGACAGCGGCAAGTTCGACTGGAAAGCCCATGCCAAGCGCTTCCCGGTGCTCAACGAGCCCGATCCGTCCTACCATGGTGTGGTCTATACCGAGGCGCTCGGGCCCGCCGCCTTTATTGGCCGGGCCCGCGTCGTGCCGCTGCGCAATACCGGTGCGGCCATTGCCCCGCTCAATTCCTTCCTGATCCTGCAAGGGCTCGAGACCCTCGGGCTTCGCATGGAGCGGCACTGCGAAAATGCGCTCAAGGTGGCCCAGCACCTGCAGAACCACCCAAAGGTGGCCTGGGTGAACTATTCCGGTTTGCCCGACAGCAAGTTCCACGCGGTTGCCCAGAAGGTCTCCAAGGGTTCTGGCTCTGGCATTCTCTCCTTCGGTATCAAGGGCGGCAAGGAAGCAGGTGCCCGCTTCATCGACGCCCTGCAGATGATCCTGCGCCTAGTTAATATCGGCGATGCCAAGTCGCTGGCCTGCCATCCCGCGTCGACCACGCACCGCCAACTCTCGCCCCAGGAACTGGCGAGGGCGGGTGTTTCGGAAGATCTGGTGCGCATTTCGGTGGGCATCGAGCATATCGACGACATCCTCGCGGACATCAATCAGGCTCTCGACAAGGCTTGA
- the trpS gene encoding tryptophan--tRNA ligase, with protein MTFTPRVFSGIKPSGDLHLGNYLGAIRRFVPLQDTHETIYCVVDMHAITVWQDPEDLKRWTYEIAAAYIAAGVDPTKSIIFNQSQVVEHAELSWIFNCVARMGWMARMTQFKDKAGENSEQVSLGLFAYPSLMAADILLYKTTAVPVGEDQRQHLELTRDIAKKFNHDFAKQIEAAGFEDGFFPITETLATGPAMRVKSLKDGSKKMSKSEASDLATIYMTDDADQIAKKIKRATTDPEVLPSEVAGLESRPEAENLVGIYAALSSRSVDDVLGEYGGKGWGAFKPALADLAVTVLSPIAEEMKRLVADRGEMDRILRDGADRARAIAEPVMADVRKIVGFVR; from the coding sequence ATGACGTTCACCCCCCGCGTATTTTCGGGCATCAAGCCATCGGGCGATCTGCACCTGGGCAATTATCTCGGCGCTATCCGCCGCTTCGTACCGCTGCAGGACACCCATGAGACCATCTATTGCGTGGTCGACATGCATGCCATCACCGTGTGGCAAGACCCCGAGGACCTCAAGCGCTGGACCTATGAAATCGCGGCCGCCTACATCGCGGCGGGTGTCGACCCTACCAAGTCGATTATTTTCAACCAGAGCCAGGTGGTCGAGCATGCCGAGCTGAGCTGGATCTTCAACTGTGTCGCGCGTATGGGCTGGATGGCCCGCATGACCCAGTTCAAGGACAAGGCGGGCGAAAATTCCGAGCAAGTATCGCTGGGCCTTTTTGCCTATCCCTCGCTCATGGCCGCCGATATCCTGCTCTACAAGACCACGGCCGTGCCGGTCGGGGAAGATCAGCGCCAGCATCTGGAGCTGACGCGCGATATCGCCAAGAAATTTAATCATGACTTTGCCAAGCAGATCGAGGCGGCGGGTTTCGAGGACGGCTTTTTCCCCATTACCGAGACCCTTGCGACCGGGCCGGCGATGCGCGTCAAATCGCTCAAGGACGGTTCCAAGAAGATGAGCAAGTCCGAAGCCTCGGACCTTGCCACCATCTACATGACAGATGACGCCGACCAAATCGCCAAGAAGATCAAGCGCGCCACCACCGATCCGGAGGTCCTGCCCAGCGAGGTAGCGGGGCTCGAAAGCCGCCCCGAGGCGGAGAACCTCGTCGGCATCTACGCGGCTTTGTCCAGCCGGTCCGTCGACGATGTGCTGGGCGAATATGGCGGCAAGGGCTGGGGTGCTTTCAAGCCGGCTTTGGCAGATCTCGCGGTGACGGTGCTGTCCCCCATCGCCGAGGAAATGAAGCGGCTGGTGGCCGATCGTGGGGAGATGGACCGCATCCTGCGCGATGGTGCCGACCGGGCGCGCGCCATTGCCGAGCCGGTGATGGCAGATGTTCGCAAGATTGTGGGCTTCGTCCGCTAG
- the mutS gene encoding DNA mismatch repair protein MutS, giving the protein MDATPIPAAQAGAAPALTPMMAQYFEIKAANPGYLLFYRMGDFYELFFEDAEIASAALGIVLTKRGKHLGEDIGMCGVPIHAANDYLNKLIKLGHRVAICEQVEDPAEARKRGSKSVVKRDVVRLITAGTLTEDDHLDARASNFLAALSMVRHGETDFALAWADVSTGETFTVDLAAEQLGDELARIAPAELLMTDATRSTLTERHLFAPAWARITHAAPAESFDSERAGVELRNAFPATAFDPSALSRAARAALGAIVAYVRESQKGTGVVLRAPIPEAANRRMAIDAATRASLELHQTHRGDVRGSLRQSIDLTVTAPGSRLLSARLAAPLADAEAINQRLASVGFLVDDTMLTGRLRTDLKAVPDLARALTRLALERGGPRDLAAIGKAIQAAQALARHFAGFDALPAVLATLAETLGAAPGSLAAELAAALADDLPLLTRDGGFVRKGFDRALDDEQTLASETRAVVAALQARLMDETDVRSLKIRHNGVLGYFVEVPASHGGKLMEEPHRQSFIHRQTLANAMRFTTTELAELEGRMARARDAALEIELRIFDRLRTAVLAQTDALRQLADALAELDVTAALAQLAATRSYCRPDVDTSLAFRIEGGRHPVVEEMVRADGQSFVANDADLSGADGEGGGRLWLVTGPNMGGKSTFLRQNALIAILAQMGSFVPAEAAHIGVIDRVFSRVGASDDIAHGRSTFMVEMVETAAILNRATRRSLVVLDEIGRGTATFDGLSIAWAAVEALHETTGCRALFATHFHELTSLAKTLARVSNVTMKVREWEGEVVFLHEVGPGAADRSYGIQVARLAGLPEPVLQRARQVLTTLEQRSSGTMSSDGRASVLDDLPLFAHQPPPRPAEADPVHTALDAVRPDELTPRQAIEALYELKKIRDDARRS; this is encoded by the coding sequence ATGGACGCCACGCCAATCCCTGCTGCACAAGCCGGCGCCGCTCCGGCCCTGACGCCGATGATGGCGCAGTATTTCGAGATCAAGGCGGCCAATCCCGGCTATCTCCTGTTCTACCGCATGGGCGATTTCTACGAGCTCTTCTTTGAAGATGCCGAGATCGCCAGCGCCGCCCTAGGCATCGTGCTCACCAAGCGCGGCAAGCATCTGGGCGAGGATATCGGCATGTGCGGCGTGCCTATCCACGCGGCCAACGACTATCTCAACAAGCTGATTAAGCTGGGCCATCGCGTGGCCATCTGCGAGCAGGTGGAAGACCCCGCCGAAGCCAGGAAGCGCGGCAGCAAGTCGGTGGTAAAGCGGGATGTGGTGCGCCTCATCACCGCAGGCACGCTGACCGAAGACGATCACCTCGACGCCCGCGCCTCCAATTTCCTCGCAGCCCTATCCATGGTGCGGCACGGCGAAACCGATTTCGCACTCGCCTGGGCGGATGTCTCGACCGGCGAAACTTTTACAGTCGACCTTGCGGCCGAGCAGCTAGGGGACGAACTGGCGCGTATCGCCCCGGCCGAGCTCCTCATGACCGATGCCACGCGGTCAACGCTTACGGAGCGGCACCTCTTTGCCCCGGCTTGGGCGCGTATCACCCACGCGGCCCCGGCCGAGAGCTTCGACAGCGAACGTGCCGGCGTTGAGTTGCGAAATGCCTTCCCCGCCACGGCGTTTGACCCGTCCGCCCTTTCCCGCGCCGCCCGTGCGGCGCTGGGGGCGATCGTGGCCTATGTGCGCGAAAGCCAGAAGGGTACCGGCGTTGTGTTGCGGGCGCCTATTCCCGAAGCTGCCAACCGACGCATGGCCATCGACGCGGCCACTCGCGCCAGCCTCGAGCTGCACCAGACCCATCGTGGCGATGTCAGAGGCTCGCTGCGGCAAAGCATTGATCTCACTGTCACCGCACCCGGTTCGCGCCTCCTCTCCGCCCGGCTAGCGGCGCCACTCGCCGATGCCGAGGCCATCAACCAGCGGCTCGCCTCCGTCGGGTTCCTTGTTGACGACACCATGCTCACGGGCCGGCTGCGGACGGACCTCAAGGCTGTGCCAGACCTGGCCCGCGCCCTCACCCGTCTGGCGCTGGAGCGCGGCGGGCCGCGCGACCTTGCCGCCATCGGCAAGGCCATCCAAGCGGCACAGGCGCTGGCACGGCATTTCGCCGGCTTTGATGCTCTGCCTGCCGTGCTCGCCACCCTTGCCGAGACGCTTGGCGCGGCCCCTGGTAGCCTCGCCGCCGAACTGGCGGCGGCCTTGGCTGACGACCTGCCCCTCCTGACCCGCGACGGCGGGTTCGTGCGCAAGGGGTTTGACCGTGCACTCGACGACGAGCAGACGCTCGCCAGCGAAACCCGCGCTGTGGTGGCGGCGCTGCAGGCACGGCTGATGGATGAGACCGATGTCCGCTCGCTCAAGATCCGGCACAATGGTGTATTGGGGTATTTCGTCGAAGTGCCCGCCAGCCATGGCGGCAAGCTGATGGAAGAGCCACACCGGCAAAGCTTCATCCACCGCCAGACTCTCGCCAATGCGATGCGCTTCACCACAACGGAGCTGGCCGAGCTTGAAGGCCGCATGGCGCGGGCGCGCGACGCGGCGCTCGAAATTGAGCTGCGCATCTTTGATCGCCTGCGAACGGCAGTGCTGGCGCAAACCGACGCGCTACGCCAGCTTGCCGATGCCCTGGCCGAGCTGGACGTGACGGCCGCGCTCGCACAATTGGCTGCCACCCGCTCCTATTGTCGTCCCGATGTCGACACATCGCTGGCTTTCCGCATCGAGGGCGGCCGTCATCCAGTGGTCGAGGAGATGGTGCGCGCCGACGGGCAGAGCTTTGTCGCCAATGACGCCGATCTCTCGGGTGCCGATGGCGAAGGCGGTGGCCGGCTCTGGCTCGTTACCGGCCCCAATATGGGGGGCAAGTCGACCTTTCTCCGCCAGAACGCGCTGATCGCCATTCTCGCGCAGATGGGCAGCTTCGTGCCCGCCGAGGCCGCCCATATCGGCGTCATCGACCGCGTCTTTTCCCGAGTCGGAGCCAGCGACGACATTGCCCATGGCCGCTCGACCTTCATGGTGGAGATGGTGGAAACCGCCGCCATCCTCAATCGCGCCACCCGCCGCAGCCTTGTTGTGCTCGATGAAATCGGGCGCGGCACTGCCACATTCGATGGGCTCTCCATCGCCTGGGCCGCAGTCGAGGCGCTGCACGAGACCACCGGCTGCCGGGCGCTCTTTGCCACTCACTTCCATGAGCTGACAAGCCTGGCCAAGACCCTCGCCCGCGTTTCCAACGTCACCATGAAGGTGCGCGAATGGGAGGGTGAGGTGGTGTTCCTCCACGAGGTGGGCCCCGGCGCCGCCGACCGCTCCTATGGCATCCAGGTGGCGCGGCTCGCCGGCCTACCCGAGCCGGTGCTCCAGCGTGCTCGCCAGGTTTTGACAACCCTTGAGCAACGCTCTTCGGGTACGATGTCTTCCGATGGGCGGGCCAGCGTGCTAGATGATCTGCCGCTCTTTGCCCATCAGCCGCCTCCCCGGCCTGCGGAGGCAGATCCTGTCCATACTGCGCTCGACGCTGTTCGACCCGACGAATTGACCCCCCGACAAGCGATCGAAGCCCTCTACGAGTTGAAGAAAATCCGCGATGACGCTCGCAGAAGCTGA